In Trifolium pratense cultivar HEN17-A07 linkage group LG7, ARS_RC_1.1, whole genome shotgun sequence, a genomic segment contains:
- the LOC123898269 gene encoding nicotianamine synthase-like: protein MASFQTFNFETQIPHELLISQIMQIHATISKLESLRPSKQVNTLFTHLVKLCIPPSSIDIETLPQEVKTMRESLIKLCGKAEGFLELEFSTFINLTPNPMKNLTLFPYYGNYVKLANYENKILKENGVVNPNKVAFIGSGPMPLSSIILATHHMESTQFDNFDIDEKANEVASKIVASDKALEKRMKFVTQNIMEVKEKLGQYDCIFLAALVGMSRGEKMKVLGHIRKYMKQGGILLVRSAKGSRAFLYPIVDENDVMDFEVLTIFHPTDDVINSVVLLQKPKA, encoded by the coding sequence ATGGCTTCATTCCAAACCTTCAACTTTGAAACTCAAATTCCACATGAGCTTCTCATATCTCAAATCATGCAAATTCATGCAACAATTTCTAAGCTAGAATCTCTTAGGCCATCAAAACAAGTCAACACCCTTTTCACTCACTTAGTCAAACTTTGTATTCCCCCTTCATCCATTGACATTGAAACCCTACCTCAAGAGGTTAAGACAATGCGTGAGAGCCTCATCAAACTTTGTGGCAAAGCTGAAGGATTCTTAGAGCTTGAATTCTCAACTTTCATTAACCTCACACCAAACCCAATGAAAAATTTAACACTTTTTCCTTACTATGGAAACTATGTTAAACTAGCAAACTATGAGAACAAAATCCTCAAAGAAAATGGTGTTGTGAATCCAAATAAAGTAGCCTTTATTGGATCTGGTCCAATGCCACTAAGTTCAATTATATTGGCAACTCATCACATGGAATCAACTcaatttgataattttgataTTGATGAGAAGGCTAATGAAGTTGCTAGCAAGATTGTGGCCTCGGATAAAGCACTTGAAAAGAGGATGAAGTTTGTGACACAAAATATTATGGAAGTGAAAGAGAAATTAGGGCAATATGATTGCATTTTCTTGGCTGCACTTGTTGGTATGAGTAGAGGTGAAAAAATGAAGGTTTTGGGTcatataagaaaatatatgaAACAAGGTGGTATTTTGCTTGTAAGAAGTGCAAAAGGGAGTAGAGCTTTTTTGTATCCAATTGTTGATGAGAATGATGTGATGGATTTTGAGGTGCTTACTATTTTTCATCCAACGGATGATGTGATCAACTCGGTTGTTCTTCTTCAAAAGCCTAAAGCTTGA
- the LOC123894882 gene encoding ubiquitin carboxyl-terminal hydrolase 25 isoform X2: protein MATLQMTWQPNLLTPKRKTSPPLGLRNLGNSCYLNSVLQCLTFTPPLANFCLRSQHSSLCDSSGSSCPFCILEKQIFRLLRLDLTSEAPSKIQSCLRIFAEHFRCGRQEDAHEFLRYVIDACHNSCLRLKKIRKKSGGGGGGDGGASIVKEIFGGALQSQVKCLCCGYESNKVDEIMDISLDVFHSNSLKDSMQKFFQPEVLDGNNKYKCDGCKKLVTAKKQMSILQAPNILVIQLKRFEGILGGKIDKTVGFEEVMVLSSFMCKTSQDPQPEYKLFGTIVHSGYSPESGHYYAYIKDAMGRWYCCDDSCVTLASLQEVLSEKVYILFFSRTNQKPASVNGSLASNGVKPHHSNGSQASESPKVDVQFKAVHAKSNSEQSSRKDMPSVSKIGKVDMFSNQPLLTNGHATNSVSLENGKKDHSSSLPTRNGFDKNKIGVANNTKWNDSTVTNGHTNIQTVDTHSVKLDPPEDIDRSKIITVRGPGNFKQESNGVVNKTKILGNKRKVQEAPCILLANDSQSRARVEEMRDILGKEVKSVLSSCGWTDKVDEYMRVRKRLHEKEPGNLTSDVKRKLIADARNAFKSKVPESLKKDLIERLKSFSQEKVQFDGP from the exons ATGGCTACTTTGCAGATGACCTGGCAACCTAATCTCCTCACTCCCAAACGCAAAACTTCTCCTCCTTTAGGTCTTCGCAATCTCGGTAACTCTTGTTACCTCAATAGCGTTCTTCAGTGCCTCACTTTCACTCCTCCTCTCGCCAATTTCTGTCTCCGTTCTCAACATTCATCTCTCT gTGATTCTTCTGGTTCATCTTGTCCCTTTTGTATACTCGAGAAACAAATTTTTCGATTACTCCGTTTAGATCTCACTTCCGAAGCTCCTTCGAAAATCCAAAGCTGTTTACGGATCTTTGCTGAGCATTTCCGATGTGGTCGTCAAGAGGACGCACATGAGTTTCTTAGATACGTTATTGATGCTTGTCATAATTCGTGTCTTCGTTTGAAGAAGATTAGAAAGAaaagtggtggtggtggtggtggtgacggTGGTGCTTCTATTGTTAAGGAGATTTTTGGTGGTGCTTTGCAGAGTCAGGTTAAGTGTCTTTGCTGCGGATACGAATCGAATAAGGTTGATGAGATTATGGATATTAGTCTCGATGTTTTTCATAGTAATTCGCTTAAGGATTCTATGCAGAAGTTTTTCCAGCCTGAGGTTTTAGATGGAAATAATAAGTATAAATGTGATGG TTGTAAGAAGTTGGTGACGGCTAAGAAGCAGATGTCTATACTTCAAGCACCTAATATACTTGTGATACAGCTTAAG AGATTCGAGGGCATATTGGGTGGCAAGATAGATAAGACTGTTGGATTTGAAGAGGTTATGGTGCTTTCTAGCTTCATGTGCAAAACAAGCCAG gATCCACAACCAGAATATAAGCTCTTTGGAACTATTGTGCATTCAGGATACTCCCCTGAATCTGGTCACTATTATGCTTATATAAAG GATGCAATGGGTCGTTGGTATTGCTGTGACGATTCTTGTGTAACACTTGCAAGCCTGCAAGAAGTTTTGTCAGAAAAGGTTTATATTCTGTTTTTCTCTCGAACTAATCAAAAGCCAGCGTCAGTCAATGGTTCTCTTGCATCTAATGGTGTGAAGCCCCATCATTCTAATGGGAGTCAGGCATCTGAATCCCCTAAGGTTGATGTACAATTCAAAGCCGTCCATGCAAAATCAAATTCTGAGCAATCTTCTCGTAAAGATATGCCAAGTGTATCTAAAATTGGT AAAGTTGACATGTTCAGTAATCAGCCCTTGCTAACAAATGGGCATGCAACAAATTCAGTTTCTTTGGAAAATGGAAAGAAAGATCATTCTTCATCATTACCCACCAGAAATGGCTTTGACAAAAATAAGATTGGTGTTGCTAACAACACGAAATGGAATGATTCGACAGTTACAAATGGACACACTAATATTCAGACGGTTGATACCCATTCTGTAAAACTAGATCCTCCGGAAGATATTGATAGAAGCAAGATAATAACAGTTAGAGGGCCTGGCAACTTTAAGCAAGAAAGTAATGGTGTCGTCAACAAAACTAAGATACTGGGGAATAAGAGAAAAGTACAGGAGGCTCCATGCATTTTGCTTGCAAATGATAGTCAGTCTCGTGCTAGAGTTGAAGAAATGAGAGACAT TCTTGGGAAAGAAGTAAAGTCAGTTTTGAGCTCATGTGGCTGGACGGATAAGGTTGATGAGTATATGCGTGTTAGAAAGAGGTTGCATGAAAAAGAACCAGGGAATTTAACAAGTGATGTTAAAAG GAAGTTAATAGCAGATGCCCGGAATGCTTTTAAATCAAAGGTTCCCGAGTCATTGAAAAAGGATCTGATTGAACGTCTCAAATCATTTAGCCAAGAAAAAGTACAATTTGATGGACCTTGA
- the LOC123894882 gene encoding ubiquitin carboxyl-terminal hydrolase 25 isoform X1 translates to MATLQMTWQPNLLTPKRKTSPPLGLRNLGNSCYLNSVLQCLTFTPPLANFCLRSQHSSLCDSSGSSCPFCILEKQIFRLLRLDLTSEAPSKIQSCLRIFAEHFRCGRQEDAHEFLRYVIDACHNSCLRLKKIRKKSGGGGGGDGGASIVKEIFGGALQSQVKCLCCGYESNKVDEIMDISLDVFHSNSLKDSMQKFFQPEVLDGNNKYKCDGCKKLVTAKKQMSILQAPNILVIQLKRFEGILGGKIDKTVGFEEVMVLSSFMCKTSQDPQPEYKLFGTIVHSGYSPESGHYYAYIKDAMGRWYCCDDSCVTLASLQEVLSEKVYILFFSRTNQKPASVNGSLASNGVKPHHSNGSQASESPKVDVQFKAVHAKSNSEQSSRKDMPSVSKIGEVPPGLRVKFDINGSSNSKRSPAPVNVNGKVDMFSNQPLLTNGHATNSVSLENGKKDHSSSLPTRNGFDKNKIGVANNTKWNDSTVTNGHTNIQTVDTHSVKLDPPEDIDRSKIITVRGPGNFKQESNGVVNKTKILGNKRKVQEAPCILLANDSQSRARVEEMRDILGKEVKSVLSSCGWTDKVDEYMRVRKRLHEKEPGNLTSDVKRKLIADARNAFKSKVPESLKKDLIERLKSFSQEKVQFDGP, encoded by the exons ATGGCTACTTTGCAGATGACCTGGCAACCTAATCTCCTCACTCCCAAACGCAAAACTTCTCCTCCTTTAGGTCTTCGCAATCTCGGTAACTCTTGTTACCTCAATAGCGTTCTTCAGTGCCTCACTTTCACTCCTCCTCTCGCCAATTTCTGTCTCCGTTCTCAACATTCATCTCTCT gTGATTCTTCTGGTTCATCTTGTCCCTTTTGTATACTCGAGAAACAAATTTTTCGATTACTCCGTTTAGATCTCACTTCCGAAGCTCCTTCGAAAATCCAAAGCTGTTTACGGATCTTTGCTGAGCATTTCCGATGTGGTCGTCAAGAGGACGCACATGAGTTTCTTAGATACGTTATTGATGCTTGTCATAATTCGTGTCTTCGTTTGAAGAAGATTAGAAAGAaaagtggtggtggtggtggtggtgacggTGGTGCTTCTATTGTTAAGGAGATTTTTGGTGGTGCTTTGCAGAGTCAGGTTAAGTGTCTTTGCTGCGGATACGAATCGAATAAGGTTGATGAGATTATGGATATTAGTCTCGATGTTTTTCATAGTAATTCGCTTAAGGATTCTATGCAGAAGTTTTTCCAGCCTGAGGTTTTAGATGGAAATAATAAGTATAAATGTGATGG TTGTAAGAAGTTGGTGACGGCTAAGAAGCAGATGTCTATACTTCAAGCACCTAATATACTTGTGATACAGCTTAAG AGATTCGAGGGCATATTGGGTGGCAAGATAGATAAGACTGTTGGATTTGAAGAGGTTATGGTGCTTTCTAGCTTCATGTGCAAAACAAGCCAG gATCCACAACCAGAATATAAGCTCTTTGGAACTATTGTGCATTCAGGATACTCCCCTGAATCTGGTCACTATTATGCTTATATAAAG GATGCAATGGGTCGTTGGTATTGCTGTGACGATTCTTGTGTAACACTTGCAAGCCTGCAAGAAGTTTTGTCAGAAAAGGTTTATATTCTGTTTTTCTCTCGAACTAATCAAAAGCCAGCGTCAGTCAATGGTTCTCTTGCATCTAATGGTGTGAAGCCCCATCATTCTAATGGGAGTCAGGCATCTGAATCCCCTAAGGTTGATGTACAATTCAAAGCCGTCCATGCAAAATCAAATTCTGAGCAATCTTCTCGTAAAGATATGCCAAGTGTATCTAAAATTGGTGAAGTTCCTCCCGGCTTGCGAGTAAAGTTTGACATTAATGGTAGTTCAAATTCCAAAAGAAGTCCGGCTCCTGTAAATGTCAATGGGAAAGTTGACATGTTCAGTAATCAGCCCTTGCTAACAAATGGGCATGCAACAAATTCAGTTTCTTTGGAAAATGGAAAGAAAGATCATTCTTCATCATTACCCACCAGAAATGGCTTTGACAAAAATAAGATTGGTGTTGCTAACAACACGAAATGGAATGATTCGACAGTTACAAATGGACACACTAATATTCAGACGGTTGATACCCATTCTGTAAAACTAGATCCTCCGGAAGATATTGATAGAAGCAAGATAATAACAGTTAGAGGGCCTGGCAACTTTAAGCAAGAAAGTAATGGTGTCGTCAACAAAACTAAGATACTGGGGAATAAGAGAAAAGTACAGGAGGCTCCATGCATTTTGCTTGCAAATGATAGTCAGTCTCGTGCTAGAGTTGAAGAAATGAGAGACAT TCTTGGGAAAGAAGTAAAGTCAGTTTTGAGCTCATGTGGCTGGACGGATAAGGTTGATGAGTATATGCGTGTTAGAAAGAGGTTGCATGAAAAAGAACCAGGGAATTTAACAAGTGATGTTAAAAG GAAGTTAATAGCAGATGCCCGGAATGCTTTTAAATCAAAGGTTCCCGAGTCATTGAAAAAGGATCTGATTGAACGTCTCAAATCATTTAGCCAAGAAAAAGTACAATTTGATGGACCTTGA
- the LOC123898904 gene encoding probable sugar phosphate/phosphate translocator At3g14410 produces the protein MADPKNEGFLTYAYLLLYIALSSGQIFFNKWVLSSKEINFPYPLALTLLHMIFSSVVCFILTKVLKVLKVEQGMTPEIYATSVVPIGAMFAMTLWLGNTAYLYISVAFAQMLKAIMPVAVFVLGVAVGLEVMSCKMLFIMSMISFGVLVASYGEININWIGVVYQMGGVVGEALRLIFMEIFVKRKGLKLNPISVMYYVSPCSALCLFLPWIFLERSKMEDHGPWNFPPVLLILNCLCTFALNLSVFLVITHTSALTIRVAGVVKDWVVVLLSAALFADTKLTTINLFGYGIAIAGVAAYNNFKLKKETSRDPSAASELVESTQMQESQPLVNR, from the exons ATGGCGGATCCAAAGAACGAAGGTTTTCTCACCTACGCTTATCTTCTTCTCTACATTGCTCTTTCCAGCGGTCAaatcttcttcaacaag TGGGTTTTGTCGTCTAAGGAAATTAACTTTCCTTATCCTTTGGCGTTGACTCTACTTCATATGATCTTCTCCTCTGTTGTGTGTTTTATATTAACCAAAGTTCTAAAG GTTTTGAAGGTTGAGCAGGGAATGACTCCTGAAAT ATATGCTACTTCAGTAGTGCCAATTGGAGCCATGTTTGCAATGACTCTTTGGCTTGGAAATACTGCCTACCTGTATATTTCCGTTGCATTTGCACAAATGCTGAAGGCAATTA TGCCTGTAGCTGTTTTTGTGCTTGGAGTAGCTGTAGGACTTGAGGTGATGAGCTGCAAAATGCTTTTCATCATGTCAATGATTAGTTTTGGTGTTCTAGTAGCTTCTTATGGTGAGATAAATATAAACTGGATTGGAGTAGTTTACCAAATGGGAGGTGTTGTTGGTGAAGCTCTAAGACTTATCTTCATGGAAATTTTTGTGAAGAGGAAGGGTCTTAAGTTGAATCCTATATCTGTGATGTATTATGTTAGTCCCTGCAG TGCACTTTGTTTATTCCTTCCATGGATATTTCTAGAGAGATCAAAGATGGAGGACCATGGACCATGGAACTTCCCACCTGTTTTGCTTATCCTCAATTGCCTTTGCACTTTTGCTCTAAACTTATCAGTTTTCCTTGTGATTACACACACAAGTGCTTTAACCATTCGTGTTGCTGGAGTTGTTAAGGATTGGGTGGTTGTCTTACTGTCTGCTGCTCTGTTTGCTGACACAAAGTTAACAACCATCAATTTGTTTGGTTATGGAATTG CCATTGCAGGTGTAGCAGCATATAATAACTTCAAGTTAAAAAAGGAAACTTCTCGAGACCCCTCAGCTGCTTCTGAGCTTGTTGAATCTACCCAAATGCAGGAGTCTCAGCCTTTAGTAAATAGATAG
- the LOC123897596 gene encoding O-methyltransferase MdmC-like, whose protein sequence is MVIMGMGNSSINLVFHHGSMFPHEHVTSLVKPMKLCASFHLNLATWAVKSTSKDQRWKGFVRRCSVTEFVIASDEKYGNKQVVSLTPRLYDYVLENVREPEILRQLRVETASMRGSQMQVSPDQAQLLTMLVQILGAERCIEVGVYTGYSSLAIALVLPESGRLVACERDAKSLDVAKKYYQLAGVSHKVDVKLGLAADSLESLIMNGEAGSYDFAFIDAEKRMTEKYFELLLQLVRVGGLIVIDNVLWHGKVADPLVNDSKTNSIRNFNQRLMEDKRVSISMVPIGDGITICRKR, encoded by the exons ATGGTTATTATGGGAATGGGAAATAGTAGTATCAACTTGGTGTTTCATCATGGGTCAATGTTTCCTCATGAACATGTAACTTCACTAGTGAAACCTATGAAGCTATGTGCAAGTTTTCATTTGAATTTGGCAACTTGGGCTGTTAAAAGTACTAGTAAAGATCAAAGATGGAAAGGGTTTGTTAGAAGGTGTTCTGTTACTGAGTTTGTTATTGCCAGTGATGAAAAGTATGGCAATAAGCAGGTTGTTAGTCTTACGCCCCGGTTGTATGATTATGTCCTCGAAAATGTTCGGGAACCAGAG ATTCTAAGGCAATTGCGAGTGGAGACGGCATCTATGCGAGGAAGCCAGATGCAG GTGTCTCCTGATCAGGCACAACTACTTACAATGCTTGTGCAGATTCTTGGAGCAGAACGGTGTATTGAAGTCGGCGTTTATACT GGTTACTCATCACTAGCCATAGCACTAGTCCTGCCAGAATCAGGTCGTTTAGTTGCATGCGAAAGAGATGCCAAATCTCTTGATGTTGCCAAGAAGTATTATCAGCTTGCTGGTGTTTCACATAAG GTGGATGTAAAACTAGGACTTGCAGCAGATTCCCTAGAATCGCTAATTATGAATGGTGAAGCAGGAAG CTATGACTTTGCATTCATTGATGCTGAGAAAAGGATGACTGAGAAATATTTTGAGCTGCTACTTCAATTG GTGAGGGTTGGAGGTCTAATCGTAATTGATAATGTCCTTTGGCATGGAAAAGTTGCTGATCCATTG GTAAATGACTCTAAAACTAACAGCATTAGAAATTTTAATCAACGGTTAATGGAAGACAAGCGTGTAAGCATCAGTATG GTGCCTATTGGAGATGGAATTACAATTTGTCGAAAAAGATGA